GCTCGATTAAATCAGCAAATTATAGAAATAAATCAAGCTGGGACCCTACAATGGGTTCCATGAGAAAACTTAAAGAATTATTTGAAAAAAATCGCACGTGGTCCGAAGGGAAGAAGAAAGAGGATCCCGATGTTTTTAAAAGGCATGTGGATGGGCAAGCTCCAAAGTATCTCTGGATTGGATGCTCTGACAGCCGGATTCCTGCGAATGAAATGATTGGGCTAGAGGCTGGAGAGGTCTTTGTTCATCGTAATGTAGCTAATATCGTTCCAAACACCGACGTTAATTGCCTCTCTGTTCTAGAGTATGGCGTTGAAAATCTCGGGATTGAGCATGTCATTGTCTGCGGGCACTATGGATGTGGGGGAGTTGCTGCTGCTATGGAAAATGCTCAGTTTGGACTCGTTGATAATTGGCTTCGCAACATTCGAGACGTCTATTTCCGCGAGAAAGAGACTCTTGATCAAATCCAAGACAAAGAGGGAAGGTATAAACGCCTTGTGGAGCTAAATGTTTTGACACAGGTGATGAATGTTTGCCATACCACGATTGTTCAAAATGCCTGGGCCAAAGGGAAAGCACTTGCCATTCACGGATGGGTTTATGATATTTCTACGGGTCTTCTTAAAGACCTCAGCTGTTGCATCACCTCTCTTGATCAGATCGACGATGCCTACCGCACCCTAAAACTTCATTAGATAGTGTCGTCAAGAAATTTTGAATTTGATATACTTTGCTGTCTTATACCAATGCAACAAAGGAATTTTCTATGGGAAAAGCATCGCATCGTCGCCACGATATTTCAGATAAAGTCTGGGAATTGTTAGCTCCTCACCTGCCAGGTCGAAAAGGGGGTTGGGGCGCCGTAGCAAAAGATAACCGTCTGTTCATTAACGCTGTTTGCTGGATTCTTCGAACAGGCTCTCCTTGGAGAGACTTACCACCTGATTATGGAGATTGGAAAAACACTCACCGTCGCTTTTGTCGTTGGCGGGATGCTAGAATTTGGGAAGCGTTCCTTGAATGTTTAGTGGAAGATTCTGACTATGAATGGCTCATGATAGATGCGAGCCATATTAAGGTGCACCCTCATGCATCGGGAGCTAAAGGCGGTAATCAAGACATGAGTCGGACAAAAGGGGGCTTAACACAAAAATACACTTGGCCGTGGATGCGCATGGTATGCCAGTCCGAATTATTGTTACGCAAGGTACCACTCATGACAGCACTCAAGCAAGTTTCTTGATCCAAAGTATTTCAGCAGAGCATTTGCTCGCCGATAAAGCTTATGATAGTGACGCAATTATATTGCAAGCCGAGAGTCAGGGCATAAATCCAGTCATTCCTCTGAGGTCAAATCGCAAAAAATGGAGAGAATTTGATAAAGAACTATAGCTAAAGTGACTTAAATTAGTTATAGGCAGTGCTCCTTGAAAAGTTCGTCTATTCCACATTGATATTTTCTTCGCTTAGACTTTGCCTGTGCCCACTTGTGTTCAATAGGGTTTAGATCAGGGGAATAGGGAGGAAGATATTCCAAGGTATGGCCTGCAGCGTGGATCTTCTCTTGCATAGATTTGCTTTTATGGAATGAAGCATTATCCATAACCAGAATACTTTCAGAGGGAAGTTTCGGTAGCAAGTCCTCCTCTGCCCAAATGGAAAAGGCATCTGTATTAATATTGCACTCGAATAACGCAAGTGTAAGGAGGCTTGTTCCAAGTAATGCCCCTATTGCATTTGTTCTTCCTTTTGCTCCCCAATCATGAGTACCAAAACATCGCTGTCCTATTTTGGAGTAACCGTGGGTGCGGGGCATATCATGGGCAAACCCGCTTTCATCAATATATACAATTGGCTTTCCCAAACGTTTATATTCTGCGATTTTTCCTTGAAAGATTTGTCTTTTTGTTTCGCAGGCCTTGGGATGGTTGAGCGTTTTTTTTATAGCTAATTCTTAACCTCTTCATGGCACACCGAATGCCTGAAGTGCTTACTTTGAGACGATGTGCTCGTTCATAGTTGAAGGCATCAGGGTATTTCTTGATATCCTCCATCAAGATCTCTCTATCAATCTTTATTGCAGGTCTGATTTTAGTGCGCCTCGGCTCTAACCTCTTAGACCAGAGAAACACACTATTTACACTTACTCCAAAGCGTCTTGCTACTTGGGCAAAGCTTAATTTTTCTTTGCTTCGGATCGATAGAACTTTTTTTCTAAAATCTAGCGAATATGTCATTCAAAAAATTATAACTAAAACGAAATATTTTAGCTATATACCATTCGTAAAAAATAACGTCATAAAATAGCCCACGGTCTTGAGCAGAGCCTTCTCACTCTGGTTGGAGTGTCAACAAATGCATTCCATGCATCGCAGCAGGCCATTGTAATCGCATCATAATCTTCATAACAGCGATTCGCTAGATGTTCATCTCGAAGCGTTTGCCATACTTGTTCTGTTGGATTCAACTCTGGAGAAACCGGAGGAAGCGGTAGAAGGCTTATGTTGCTAAACCTTTTAAGTCGCTTTGTTGTATGCCAAGCAGCTCTATCCAGCACAATAACTGCATGACTTCCTTCAGGAATCTTCATGGAAATGTGCTCAAGATGCACAAGCATTGCTTCTGTATTTACAGCTGGCATTACAAGGCCTACAGCTTCATCTCCTGACGGGGCAAATAGCTCCAAATATGTAAGCGTATTCAAATTGCTGCTGACGTGCGAGCCGAGGACGTGTTCCTTTATTGGCCCATGTACGGGTTACAGTGCCTCTTTGCCCCACTCTAGCCTCATCTTGGAACCAAATATCAACAGACTCTATTTCTACTCCTGCTGGCAATGCCTCAACTACTTTTTCTGAGAAGTTTTTTTAAAAGTCTCTTGGGCTTCTAAGTCTGCCTTGGGGTGAATTGATCGACCCGAGATCCAGACGAGGTCAGCCCTTTTCAATGTATTGTATACCGTCTTCAAAGATGGGTCGACTCCATATTTTGTTTTCATCAATTCCAAAATGTCTTTCCCTTTGATACGACCACCTACTTTCTTCTCTTGCAGCTCTAAAACAGCTTGCCTGAATGCAGCTTGATTTTCTCGAGGTATCAATGGCTTCTTACCTCTACCCGGCTTATCTTTTAACCCTTCGAAACCTTCCGTTCTAAATCTCTTGATCCACCTCATCAAAGACCTGAGCTTCACCCGTACAAAGGCTGCTGTTTCTGTAAACGCCTTCCCTTCTTGGAGATGGGCAAATGCCAGAAACCTCCTCCTTTCTCTTGGACTCCCCTCTGTTTTAGCAAGCTTATCGAAATCGTACTGATCAAGTCCTTTTATCTGGGCGGCCTTTCTTCCTCTCAACACCCACCTCCTGTTAAACTCAAACAGCTTACATGAAAAGACCAATTAAATTTATGACTTTATTTTTTACGAATGGTATTAGCTAAAGAAGCATCTATTTTGTTAGCTGATCATTCTAATTATAAAAGAGTTGCTTGTTATCTACCTTGGCGACGGCTCTTTTTCTGGGCAGTTTTTCTGGGTTTGAAGCCTTGGTTTTCATTCCTAGAAGGACGCGCTTTGCTTTGAGACTTCTTGTTACCCCAGGACGAACCAGGTTTTTTGCTACCACGAGACGATTCAGCTTTTTTGTCCCCCCAAGATGAACTAGCCTTCTTTTCGCCGCGAGGTGAGCTTGATCGCTTATCTCCCCAGGAAGAAGTTGTCTTTTTCTTACCACGAGATGAATTAGGCTTTTTGTCTCCCCAAGATGAACCGGTCTTCTTATCACCTCGAGAAAAACTAGGCTTATTGCCCCCGCGAGATGACCGCGTGCGGTTAGATCTATGATTGCGAGATCTTCGTGGAGGGCCATTTGAAGAAATTTTTGTTGGATCTGGCTCTAGACCTGGGATCACTTCAGTATCAATCTGCTGTCCAGTGTATTTTTCGATCTGCTTCATCATATGAGCATCGCGTCCGGCAACTAGAGTCAGGGCTATTCCTTTAGCTCCAGCGCGCCCAGTACGGCCGATACGGTGGACATAATCTTCTGCATTCTCAGGGATGTCGAAGTTAATAACGTGGGAGATCTCTTGGATATCAATTCCTCGAGAGGCGACGTCTGTCGCAACGAGGATACAAATCGATCCATTTCGAAGTTGTGCGATGGTGCGTGTGCGTTGTCTCTGGTTCATATCTCCATGAAGGGCTCCTGTGGGATACCCTTTATCACGCAGCTCATCAACAAGCTGGCCAGCGTGGCGTTTTGTTGATGTAAAAACGATTGCATTTGTCACTTCATCCTGACCCAGAATATGATCAAGAATACGATTTTTGTGGTGTAGGTCGTCAACAAAATGCACTTTTTGATCAATGTTTTCATGAGTCATTTGCTGAGAAGCAATTGCAACCTCTTTAGGATTATCTAAGAGTTTTTTAGACAATTTGATGACACTTCCCTGCATTGTTGCAGAGAACATTAACGTTTGTCTGTCAGAGGGTGTTTTCGAAGCGATATCCTCTACGGGCTTTACAAAACCCATATCGAGCATGCGGTCGGCTTCATCAAGGATGAGCATTTCGAGTCGAGGGAATTCAACTTTCTTTTGGTGGATGAAGTCAATCAATCTTCCAGGTGTTGCAATAAGAATATCTAACGAGCGTCTAAGTTTTGGTGCTTGTTTGTGATAGGGGATTCCTCCAACAACGGAAACCACTTTGACATGGGGGAGATACTTTGTATATTTTTTAGCTTGTGTTTCAATCTGCATTGCAAGCTCGCGTGTTGGAACGAGTATCAGAACTCGAGGTCCTTTGCCACCTTTTGAGGGGGAAGTCACTAAGTGGTTAATAGCGGGCAGCAAAAAGGCAGCTGTTTTTCCCGTTCCCGTTTGTGCTGAAGCTCGGATGTCGACTCCTTCCTTAACCACAGGGATAACCGCTTTTTGAACCTCTGTCGGTTCAGAGTATCCTGCAGCAGCGATTGCTTCAAGAATCTTAGGATGAAGATCTAAATTATCGAATGTCATTTTCTAACCAACTTAATTTTGAAATTTCTACTAGT
The window above is part of the Candidatus Neptunochlamydia sp. REUL1 genome. Proteins encoded here:
- the can gene encoding carbonate dehydratase, producing the protein MRKLKELFEKNRTWSEGKKKEDPDVFKRHVDGQAPKYLWIGCSDSRIPANEMIGLEAGEVFVHRNVANIVPNTDVNCLSVLEYGVENLGIEHVIVCGHYGCGGVAAAMENAQFGLVDNWLRNIRDVYFREKETLDQIQDKEGRYKRLVELNVLTQVMNVCHTTIVQNAWAKGKALAIHGWVYDISTGLLKDLSCCITSLDQIDDAYRTLKLH
- a CDS encoding IS630 family transposase, yielding MKKTLNHPKACETKRQIFQGKIAEYKRLGKPIVYIDESGFAHDMPRTHGYSKIGQRCFGTHDWGAKGRTNAIGALLGTSLLTLALFECNINTDAFSIWAEEDLLPKLPSESILVMDNASFHKSKSMQEKIHAAGHTLEYLPPYSPDLNPIEHKWAQAKSKRRKYQCGIDELFKEHCL
- a CDS encoding IS630 transposase-related protein, whose amino-acid sequence is MTYSLDFRKKVLSIRSKEKLSFAQVARRFGVSVNSVFLWSKRLEPRRTKIRPAIKIDREILMEDIKKYPDAFNYERAHRLKVSTSGIRCAMKRLRISYKKNAQPSQGLRNKKTNLSRKNRRI
- a CDS encoding transposase; its protein translation is MNTLTYLELFAPSGDEAVGLVMPAVNTEAMLVHLEHISMKIPEGSHAVIVLDRAAWHTTKRLKRFSNISLLPLPPVSPELNPTEQVWQTLRDEHLANRCYEDYDAITMACCDAWNAFVDTPTRVRRLCSRPWAIL
- a CDS encoding helix-turn-helix domain-containing protein — protein: MLRGRKAAQIKGLDQYDFDKLAKTEGSPRERRRFLAFAHLQEGKAFTETAAFVRVKLRSLMRWIKRFRTEGFEGLKDKPGRGKKPLIPRENQAAFRQAVLELQEKKVGGRIKGKDILELMKTKYGVDPSLKTVYNTLKRADLVWISGRSIHPKADLEAQETFKKTSQKK
- a CDS encoding DEAD/DEAH box helicase, which gives rise to MTFDNLDLHPKILEAIAAAGYSEPTEVQKAVIPVVKEGVDIRASAQTGTGKTAAFLLPAINHLVTSPSKGGKGPRVLILVPTRELAMQIETQAKKYTKYLPHVKVVSVVGGIPYHKQAPKLRRSLDILIATPGRLIDFIHQKKVEFPRLEMLILDEADRMLDMGFVKPVEDIASKTPSDRQTLMFSATMQGSVIKLSKKLLDNPKEVAIASQQMTHENIDQKVHFVDDLHHKNRILDHILGQDEVTNAIVFTSTKRHAGQLVDELRDKGYPTGALHGDMNQRQRTRTIAQLRNGSICILVATDVASRGIDIQEISHVINFDIPENAEDYVHRIGRTGRAGAKGIALTLVAGRDAHMMKQIEKYTGQQIDTEVIPGLEPDPTKISSNGPPRRSRNHRSNRTRSSRGGNKPSFSRGDKKTGSSWGDKKPNSSRGKKKTTSSWGDKRSSSPRGEKKASSSWGDKKAESSRGSKKPGSSWGNKKSQSKARPSRNENQGFKPRKTAQKKSRRQGR